From the Ignavibacteriales bacterium genome, one window contains:
- a CDS encoding 4-alpha-glucanotransferase, producing the protein MRNRFEQLFKMVDIVRIDHFRGFEAFWEIRVMH; encoded by the coding sequence ATGAGAAACCGATTCGAACAATTATTTAAAATGGTTGATATCGTTCGTATAGATCACTTCAGAGGGTTTGAAGCGTTTTGGGAAATTCGGGTGATGCATTGA
- a CDS encoding 4-alpha-glucanotransferase produces the protein MAELSGDWDSGLVLRKKNLWMNGKKKLSDDILYQNLFSLFFFKQWTAVREYANSKGIKIIGDMPIFIAYDSADLWANKELFTVDENGSLETVAGVPPDYFSATGQLWGNPLYKWKEMEKMIFCG, from the coding sequence ATGGCGGAATTGTCTGGAGATTGGGATAGCGGTTTAGTTCTTCGCAAGAAAAATCTTTGGATGAATGGAAAAAAGAAATTATCCGATGATATTCTGTATCAAAATTTGTTCAGTTTATTTTTCTTCAAACAATGGACGGCTGTTAGAGAATATGCAAACAGCAAAGGAATAAAGATAATCGGCGATATGCCTATTTTTATTGCTTACGATAGCGCTGATCTGTGGGCAAACAAAGAGCTTTTTACGGTTGATGAAAATGGAAGTCTTGAAACAGTTGCTGGTGTACCGCCAGATTATTTTTCTGCAACCGGACAGCTTTGGGGCAATCCGCTTTATAAATGGAAAGAAATGGAAAAGATGATTTTCTGTGGATGA
- a CDS encoding 4-alpha-glucanotransferase — translation MICKISPNIDPAFIDYGEIIEYKKSLLKKAFINFKNHQEKFEIDFNKFCKENKIWLDDFAFFMAAKKRNGGIVWRLG, via the coding sequence ATGATTTGCAAAATATCCCCAAACATAGATCCAGCATTTATCGATTACGGCGAAATAATTGAGTATAAAAAATCACTGCTTAAAAAGGCATTTATTAATTTTAAAAATCATCAAGAAAAGTTTGAAATAGATTTCAATAAATTCTGCAAAGAAAATAAAATCTGGCTTGATGATTTTGCTTTTTTTATGGCTGCAAAGAAGCGCAATGGCGGAATTGTCTGGAGATTGGGATAG
- a CDS encoding 4-alpha-glucanotransferase: MNVVQEFYCIQLLPGKYGIGDLGDDAFKFINFLEKAGQKLWQVFPLGPTGYGDSPYQCFSAFAGNPNLVSPGYINGRRFAS, translated from the coding sequence TTGAACGTAGTGCAGGAATTTTATTGCATCCAACTTCTACCGGGTAAATATGGAATTGGTGATCTTGGAGACGATGCTTTTAAGTTTATAAATTTTTTAGAAAAAGCCGGACAAAAACTCTGGCAGGTTTTTCCACTTGGTCCAACCGGTTACGGTGATTCGCCGTATCAATGCTTTTCTGCATTTGCAGGCAATCCAAATCTTGTTAGTCCTGGATACATTAATGGAAGACGGTTTGCTTCGTGA
- a CDS encoding outer membrane beta-barrel protein, with the protein MVSLADSFLLYQTKSFYILQPELSYTMKGATTKIGPVSFTLAYDYVEVPILFKFALPLNDSPNIKPSVFAGPYMAFKTKAKIIAKANGESDEADIKSVTSRDYGVQFGCALGFNLGKI; encoded by the coding sequence TTGGTTTCGCTGGCGGATTCTTTTTTATTATATCAAACTAAAAGCTTCTATATCTTACAACCCGAGTTATCCTATACGATGAAAGGCGCAACTACAAAAATTGGACCTGTTAGTTTTACATTAGCTTATGACTATGTAGAGGTTCCTATACTATTTAAGTTCGCACTTCCTTTAAATGACAGCCCAAATATAAAACCATCTGTATTTGCAGGGCCATATATGGCGTTCAAAACAAAAGCTAAAATAATCGCTAAGGCAAATGGGGAATCTGACGAAGCAGATATAAAATCAGTTACCTCAAGAGATTATGGAGTTCAATTTGGCTGCGCGTTGGGTTTTAATCTGGGGAAAATATGA
- a CDS encoding outer membrane beta-barrel protein — translation MKQLLSVLLLAVLFTGFINAQGKMAVGVQAGVAIPMGDFGNGYKMGFGGQGNFAYHINPMLDVTGSIGYLTFSGKEADYTFSSVPVMAGIRYAFGKGNLNPYASGELGLHFSSFSSPEIVIPGFGTIGGGSASSTDFGIAVGAGFLYQLGPKLDLDVNAKFNNIFSEGSSTNFISIMAGVLVAL, via the coding sequence ATGAAACAGTTACTTTCTGTTCTATTACTTGCTGTGCTATTCACTGGTTTTATTAATGCCCAAGGTAAAATGGCTGTTGGTGTTCAAGCTGGTGTTGCTATACCAATGGGCGATTTTGGTAATGGTTATAAAATGGGATTTGGAGGACAAGGTAATTTTGCATATCACATAAATCCAATGCTTGATGTTACTGGTTCAATTGGCTATTTAACTTTCAGCGGTAAAGAAGCTGATTATACTTTTAGTAGTGTTCCTGTTATGGCTGGTATTAGATATGCTTTTGGTAAAGGTAATTTAAATCCTTATGCTTCTGGAGAACTTGGATTGCATTTTTCTTCATTTAGCAGCCCTGAAATAGTTATTCCAGGGTTCGGGACAATTGGAGGTGGTTCTGCTTCTTCAACAGATTTTGGAATTGCTGTTGGCGCAGGTTTCTTATATCAATTGGGTCCTAAACTAGATCTTGATGTAAATGCCAAATTCAATAATATTTTTAGTGAAGGAAGTTCAACTAATTTTATTAGCATTATGGCTGGCGTGTTGGTAGCATTATAA
- a CDS encoding outer membrane beta-barrel protein — MKSFKNLIAFSIIFLLSSSIFAQTTVMIGPRVTGNFNIYNQKGLTGTWNGVGVGFGPTVDVTFGKHIGIMVNLTAFDMRNFSNSQTQGNTTQDQSLTLSYLALDPMFKADFSGFYMVAGPSLGIKLNSSGETTVTVTGQAPQINPINIETKSLRFDIAVGTGYTFKLSSDMGLGTDFMAYIPLTDTYNTPGISNSIFSMKLGVSLKFKI; from the coding sequence ATGAAATCGTTCAAAAACTTAATTGCATTTTCAATAATATTTTTACTTTCTTCTTCAATCTTTGCACAAACAACGGTAATGATTGGACCAAGAGTTACTGGAAACTTTAACATATATAATCAAAAGGGCTTAACAGGTACCTGGAATGGCGTCGGTGTTGGTTTTGGACCAACCGTTGACGTAACCTTCGGAAAGCATATTGGAATAATGGTTAACCTAACAGCTTTTGATATGAGAAATTTTTCAAACTCACAAACCCAAGGCAATACAACACAAGATCAATCTCTTACGCTTTCATATCTAGCTCTTGATCCCATGTTTAAAGCAGACTTTTCTGGATTCTATATGGTAGCAGGTCCATCTCTTGGAATAAAACTAAACTCGAGCGGTGAAACTACTGTTACTGTAACGGGCCAAGCTCCGCAAATAAATCCAATCAATATTGAAACAAAATCACTCAGATTTGATATTGCCGTTGGAACTGGCTACACATTTAAACTTTCATCAGATATGGGATTGGGAACTGATTTTATGGCATACATTCCACTAACAGATACTTATAATACTCCGGGCATTAGTAATAGCATCTTTTCTATGAAACTTGGTGTTTCTCTTAAATTTAAAATATAA
- a CDS encoding DedA family protein produces the protein MKIIRKLYDWVLHWADTKYGAVALFILAFAESSFFPIPPDALLIALVLGSQKKAFKFAAICSIASVTGALFGYAIGHFLWWTPTNEFTGIATFFFNNIPSFTPEAFFKIQKMYEQYDFWIIFTAGFTPIPYKIITISSGAFNINIIMFIVASIISRGARFCLVAYLIWKFGPQIKTFIDKYFNWLAIAFTVLLIGGFVAIKYIV, from the coding sequence ATGAAAATTATTCGAAAACTCTACGATTGGGTCCTTCATTGGGCTGATACCAAATATGGGGCAGTTGCTCTGTTTATTCTTGCTTTTGCGGAATCATCATTTTTTCCAATTCCACCCGATGCGCTTTTAATTGCCCTGGTTCTTGGCTCGCAAAAAAAGGCATTTAAGTTTGCAGCCATTTGTTCCATCGCTTCTGTAACCGGAGCGTTATTTGGTTATGCGATTGGACATTTTTTATGGTGGACACCAACAAATGAGTTCACAGGAATTGCAACATTTTTCTTTAATAATATTCCATCTTTTACACCGGAAGCATTTTTTAAAATCCAAAAAATGTACGAGCAATATGATTTTTGGATAATATTTACTGCGGGATTTACACCTATACCCTATAAAATTATTACAATTTCTTCCGGCGCTTTCAATATCAATATTATTATGTTTATTGTAGCTTCAATTATAAGTCGTGGTGCAAGATTTTGTTTAGTAGCCTATTTGATCTGGAAATTTGGTCCGCAAATAAAAACATTTATTGATAAATATTTTAACTGGCTTGCAATTGCGTTCACTGTTTTACTTATTGGCGGATTTGTAGCGATAAAATATATAGTTTAA
- a CDS encoding thioredoxin family protein: MKYIYLVFTFLITSITILAQTESTAEKFDPTRNPFDDLKITVENAQQSNKRIILDVGGEWCIWCHRIDAFMRGTEEIKTSLEKNFIVLKINYSKENKNEDFLSQYPKVEGYPHFLF; encoded by the coding sequence ATGAAATACATTTATTTAGTTTTTACTTTTTTGATAACCTCAATTACAATACTTGCTCAAACAGAAAGTACAGCTGAAAAATTTGACCCAACTAGAAATCCATTTGATGATTTAAAAATCACAGTTGAAAATGCACAACAATCAAACAAAAGAATAATTTTGGATGTTGGTGGCGAGTGGTGCATTTGGTGCCATAGAATAGATGCTTTTATGCGCGGTACAGAAGAAATAAAAACTTCGCTTGAAAAGAATTTTATTGTTTTAAAAATCAATTACAGTAAAGAAAATAAAAACGAAGATTTTTTATCACAGTATCCAAAAGTTGAAGGCTATCCGCATTTTTTGTTTTAG
- a CDS encoding insulinase family protein: protein MFAQIKADDVKSFTLKNGMKIFVLEDSSIPNANMYFFYKVGSRNEYIGITGISHFFEHMMFNGAKKYGPKQFDRVMEANGGSNNAYTSENITAYTDWFPSSSLEVMFDLEADRIANLNFDPKMIESERGVILSERSTGLENNPLEQLWQETQATAFIAHSYQWPVIGWESDIKNWTKEDLENYFHTYYAPNNCVVVISGDVKLAEVKKLAEKYFEPIPAGPKPRNLHTVEPEQTGERRLFVKREVPSPYIMITYHVPQSGSDDYYALDLLNSILSEGESSRLYNSIVENQQLALEVGCFYPEAFDPTLFYFYGICNDGVSVAKLEKAMLDEVDKIVKEGISESDLQKVKNQKLMGFYKTTETINGMSNTIGTYELFFGDYKKMFTAPDDYKRVTAEEIKTVAAKYFTKQNRTVGVLNTEEVQ, encoded by the coding sequence ATGTTTGCACAAATAAAAGCAGATGATGTAAAATCGTTTACACTAAAGAACGGAATGAAAATTTTTGTTCTTGAAGACAGCTCAATTCCAAATGCCAATATGTACTTTTTTTACAAAGTTGGATCCCGCAACGAATACATTGGCATAACGGGAATTTCACATTTCTTTGAACACATGATGTTTAATGGCGCAAAGAAATACGGACCCAAACAATTTGATCGCGTTATGGAAGCTAATGGCGGATCAAATAACGCATACACTTCAGAAAACATTACTGCTTACACAGATTGGTTTCCTTCAAGTTCACTAGAAGTTATGTTTGATCTTGAAGCAGATAGAATTGCAAACTTAAACTTTGATCCTAAAATGATTGAAAGTGAAAGAGGAGTGATTTTATCCGAAAGAAGTACGGGATTAGAAAACAACCCACTAGAACAGCTTTGGCAAGAAACTCAAGCAACCGCCTTTATTGCTCACTCTTATCAGTGGCCGGTAATTGGATGGGAATCTGATATAAAGAATTGGACAAAAGAAGATTTGGAAAATTATTTTCATACTTATTATGCACCAAATAATTGTGTTGTTGTAATAAGCGGCGATGTTAAGCTTGCCGAGGTTAAAAAACTTGCAGAAAAATATTTTGAACCGATTCCTGCAGGTCCAAAACCAAGAAACTTACATACTGTTGAGCCCGAACAAACAGGCGAGAGAAGGCTTTTTGTAAAACGCGAAGTTCCATCACCCTATATAATGATTACATATCATGTTCCACAATCAGGAAGTGATGACTATTATGCTCTTGATTTGTTAAATTCAATTTTGTCCGAAGGCGAATCATCAAGACTTTATAATTCAATTGTGGAAAATCAACAACTTGCTTTAGAGGTTGGATGTTTTTATCCGGAAGCCTTCGATCCAACATTATTTTACTTTTATGGAATTTGTAATGATGGAGTTTCCGTAGCAAAATTGGAAAAAGCTATGCTTGATGAGGTTGATAAAATAGTTAAAGAAGGAATTAGTGAAAGCGACCTCCAAAAGGTAAAAAACCAAAAACTAATGGGTTTTTATAAAACAACAGAAACCATAAACGGGATGTCAAACACTATCGGCACTTATGAATTGTTTTTTGGTGATTATAAAAAAATGTTTACCGCTCCGGATGATTACAAAAGAGTTACTGCAGAAGAGATTAAAACTGTTGCCGCTAAATATTTTACAAAACAAAACAGAACTGTTGGCGTTTTAAATACGGAGGAAGTACAATGA
- a CDS encoding sodium:alanine symporter family protein, translating to MQALENILTQISDLLWGYPLIILLFGTHVFLTFRLKIIQRFIGKAIKISLRRDKEGKGDISQFGALTTALAATIGTGNIVGVSTAVAAGGPGAVLWMWLTGVFGIATKYSEALLAVKYRVKMPDGSMAGGPMYVLERGLNMKWLAVLFAAFTSVTAFGIGNMVQANSISTLVNEAFQVPMWITGLILATLTAFVIIGGIKSIAKVCERLVPFMAITYVIGCLIVLGMNISGIPDTVMLILNSAFSGHAVVGGFLGAGMKEAIRFGIARGLFSNESGLGSAPIVAAAAQTKNPVRQALVSSTGTFWDTVVVCAITGLVIVNSGEWVKGLSGAALTKQAFSDFHIIGPIVLTLGLLTFVFSTILGWSYYGEKAAEYLFGNKVIKPYRYLWVMFVMIGSVMSLNVVWTFADITNALMAVPNLVSLILLSGVIASETKKYLWEDRLDEEGE from the coding sequence ATGCAAGCTTTAGAAAATATTCTTACACAAATTAGCGATTTACTTTGGGGTTATCCGCTTATCATACTTCTCTTTGGTACACACGTCTTTCTAACATTCCGACTTAAGATAATTCAAAGATTTATCGGCAAAGCAATAAAAATATCCTTGCGAAGAGATAAAGAAGGTAAAGGAGATATTAGCCAGTTTGGTGCCCTAACCACTGCACTTGCCGCAACAATTGGAACCGGAAATATTGTTGGAGTTTCTACCGCAGTTGCTGCGGGCGGACCAGGTGCTGTTTTGTGGATGTGGCTTACCGGCGTTTTTGGAATTGCAACTAAGTACAGCGAAGCTTTGCTTGCGGTAAAATACAGAGTTAAAATGCCTGATGGTTCTATGGCGGGCGGACCAATGTATGTTCTTGAACGCGGATTAAATATGAAATGGCTTGCGGTTTTGTTTGCCGCTTTTACTTCCGTTACTGCATTTGGAATTGGAAATATGGTACAGGCAAATTCCATTTCCACTTTAGTTAACGAAGCTTTTCAAGTTCCAATGTGGATAACAGGATTAATATTAGCAACGCTTACAGCGTTTGTAATTATAGGCGGAATAAAATCTATTGCAAAAGTTTGCGAACGTCTCGTACCTTTTATGGCAATTACTTATGTGATTGGCTGTTTAATAGTTCTTGGAATGAACATTAGCGGAATACCCGATACGGTTATGTTAATACTTAACAGCGCATTTAGCGGTCACGCAGTTGTTGGCGGTTTTCTTGGTGCGGGAATGAAAGAGGCTATAAGATTTGGAATTGCGCGCGGACTTTTTTCTAACGAATCCGGTTTGGGTAGCGCGCCTATTGTTGCGGCGGCTGCACAAACAAAAAATCCTGTTAGGCAGGCATTGGTTTCTTCAACAGGAACATTTTGGGATACCGTTGTTGTTTGTGCAATTACAGGATTGGTAATTGTAAATTCCGGAGAGTGGGTAAAAGGATTATCAGGCGCGGCATTAACTAAACAAGCCTTCAGTGATTTTCATATTATCGGTCCTATTGTGTTAACCCTTGGATTACTAACTTTTGTTTTTTCTACAATACTTGGATGGTCTTACTACGGCGAGAAAGCCGCAGAATATCTTTTCGGTAACAAAGTTATAAAACCGTACCGCTACCTTTGGGTAATGTTTGTTATGATTGGCTCTGTTATGTCTTTAAATGTTGTTTGGACTTTTGCGGATATTACAAACGCGCTAATGGCAGTACCGAATCTTGTTTCATTAATTTTGTTAAGCGGAGTAATAGCAAGCGAAACAAAAAAATATCTTTGGGAAGATAGGCTTGATGAAGAGGGAGAATAG
- a CDS encoding T9SS type A sorting domain-containing protein encodes MKNLLSVVFFLVFGIAISFGQQQDSIKSYPGIPIITYGYDLSKHPVEQFIGMDEAGIYALEASNLTAPIFNQKIGNNNLDLKVMPEQVTDPSGNYIVKYTEARYTEWEAEGTNPADGLITLYYDSINCVTPDDAVVTTSTTPNDTIIYGPMYSQEKTYSMVDRDFPINYTLVCSLKLEDLQPGQTLPGDTVCIIQVTTRTSYNLTIQQWQLGIPEKIIEKVVTYGELLPLNQWKGIDTIYNLISVPAIYSQRNEMPSQVNRKFLANGDNSIQSLPRESVHNIEFRVIWKGNSQKLRLSVDKFIVYDWKGWDLMNLLGPTTQISTQLSNNQSAFNNQVAGWIGFDEPWDLDTWAPIKKVKEILESNSPNASIWFQFNTKWNGRFSDYDDPSYSAKRIIIDEFMRRVKKANVWVTSWLYDMPCDDYDIVDPCDGDYKEINIDFAADSIYKKILDASLIHPDLFYGMSIQTGRYFDRETYDGNDRIREISGSDLLYQTNLALMYGAKLISPWLYFGEKNEAPETREYTGFRNPPGYPETDKYLMLKNTIAQRLSGLMGRTLKTLTPTSQHLNHQLNTSQGFIQSIVEGNCTAEGMQSGDEAYDLGFFKDDLDRDYFMLISRWYNPICSPSLTININPLSFPNNYNLKAINMINNISTTITKYGNLSTAIEVGDACFFSVAPVVKYGGSITNNDTIKTNTSLIDNMTINNTKTIIINSEKEYTIQDTVTLLGTGFITGEGYVNLTSAGEIIINSWDYSLFKAKSNNHPKLIWGKHPGTLTVSYYSVYRKIGAGSWQFLANTTSKNYTDQSLGIVPPNGQAGTMVYYKLIAVFVNETESSYSNIVQFDCSIKQIEKKIGEEGIIYTYALAQNYPNPFNPSTTINYSLAEDGVVELEIVNILGERIITLVNEFQIKGNHNINFDASHLSSGIYIYKIQAGDFISSRKMIFLK; translated from the coding sequence ATGAAAAATTTATTATCAGTAGTTTTTTTTCTAGTATTTGGTATAGCAATTAGTTTTGGTCAGCAGCAGGACTCAATAAAGTCATATCCGGGTATTCCAATTATTACTTATGGATATGATCTATCTAAACATCCTGTAGAACAATTTATTGGAATGGATGAGGCGGGAATATATGCTCTTGAAGCTTCAAATCTAACAGCACCAATCTTTAATCAAAAAATCGGTAATAACAATCTCGATCTTAAGGTTATGCCGGAACAAGTAACCGATCCATCTGGTAATTATATTGTAAAATACACTGAAGCAAGATATACGGAATGGGAAGCAGAGGGTACAAATCCAGCAGATGGATTAATTACTCTTTACTACGATTCAATAAACTGCGTTACGCCCGATGATGCCGTGGTAACAACCTCAACTACTCCGAATGATACAATTATTTATGGGCCAATGTACTCACAGGAAAAAACTTATAGTATGGTTGATCGCGACTTCCCAATAAATTACACTTTAGTGTGTTCGCTAAAACTTGAAGATCTGCAACCTGGTCAGACATTACCCGGTGATACAGTTTGCATAATACAAGTAACAACCAGAACATCCTATAACTTAACAATTCAGCAATGGCAATTGGGAATACCCGAAAAAATAATTGAAAAAGTTGTTACTTACGGAGAGTTGTTACCACTAAATCAGTGGAAAGGGATTGATACAATCTACAACTTGATAAGCGTTCCAGCAATTTATTCACAAAGGAATGAAATGCCTTCCCAGGTAAACAGGAAGTTCTTAGCCAATGGCGATAACTCAATTCAGTCATTGCCAAGGGAATCAGTTCATAACATTGAATTCAGGGTTATATGGAAAGGTAATTCACAAAAGCTAAGATTATCAGTCGATAAATTTATTGTATATGATTGGAAAGGATGGGATTTGATGAATCTATTAGGTCCCACAACTCAAATCAGTACTCAACTTTCGAATAACCAATCAGCCTTTAACAACCAGGTAGCAGGCTGGATAGGATTTGATGAGCCGTGGGATTTAGATACCTGGGCTCCAATTAAAAAAGTAAAAGAAATATTAGAAAGCAATTCACCAAATGCAAGTATTTGGTTTCAGTTTAACACTAAATGGAATGGAAGATTTAGTGACTATGATGATCCATCATACTCAGCAAAAAGAATAATTATAGATGAGTTTATGAGGAGAGTTAAGAAGGCAAATGTTTGGGTAACATCCTGGCTTTATGATATGCCTTGTGATGATTATGATATTGTTGACCCTTGCGATGGTGATTATAAAGAGATAAATATAGATTTTGCTGCTGACTCCATTTATAAAAAAATTCTTGATGCTTCCTTAATACATCCTGATTTATTTTATGGTATGAGTATCCAAACAGGTAGATATTTTGATCGCGAAACGTATGATGGAAATGATAGAATACGTGAAATAAGCGGCAGTGATTTACTTTATCAAACAAACCTTGCACTAATGTATGGTGCAAAACTAATTTCTCCGTGGCTTTATTTTGGTGAAAAAAATGAAGCCCCTGAAACTCGGGAATATACTGGTTTCAGAAATCCTCCAGGTTATCCTGAAACAGATAAATATCTAATGTTGAAAAATACCATTGCCCAAAGGCTATCTGGTTTAATGGGTCGAACATTAAAAACATTAACACCTACATCACAACATTTAAATCATCAACTAAACACTTCACAAGGATTTATTCAATCCATTGTAGAGGGTAACTGCACTGCTGAAGGAATGCAGTCTGGCGATGAAGCGTATGATCTTGGTTTCTTTAAAGATGATTTAGATCGTGATTATTTTATGTTAATCAGCAGGTGGTACAATCCCATTTGTAGTCCATCCCTAACTATTAATATAAATCCGCTTTCATTCCCAAATAATTATAATCTTAAAGCTATCAACATGATAAATAATATCTCAACTACTATAACAAAATATGGAAACTTATCTACAGCAATAGAAGTTGGAGATGCTTGTTTTTTTAGCGTTGCACCAGTCGTAAAATACGGTGGTAGTATTACAAATAATGATACAATCAAAACCAATACATCTCTGATTGATAATATGACAATCAACAACACTAAAACGATTATTATCAACAGCGAAAAAGAATATACAATTCAGGATACCGTTACGCTTCTTGGTACAGGCTTTATTACCGGCGAAGGCTATGTAAATCTGACCTCAGCAGGTGAAATAATTATAAATAGCTGGGACTACAGCTTGTTCAAAGCAAAATCAAATAATCATCCAAAACTTATTTGGGGGAAGCACCCAGGCACACTTACTGTAAGCTATTATAGTGTTTATAGAAAAATTGGTGCTGGTAGTTGGCAGTTTCTTGCAAATACAACCAGCAAAAATTATACGGATCAAAGTCTTGGAATTGTTCCTCCAAATGGACAGGCAGGCACAATGGTTTATTATAAACTTATTGCTGTATTCGTTAATGAAACAGAATCATCTTATTCAAACATTGTGCAATTTGATTGCTCTATAAAACAAATTGAAAAGAAAATAGGTGAAGAAGGAATAATATATACTTATGCTCTGGCTCAAAATTATCCAAATCCATTTAATCCAAGTACAACAATAAATTACAGCCTGGCAGAAGATGGAGTTGTTGAGCTTGAGATTGTGAACATCTTGGGTGAAAGGATAATAACACTAGTAAATGAATTCCAGATAAAAGGCAATCACAATATAAACTTTGATGCGTCTCATTTGTCCAGTGGTATTTACATTTACAAAATACAAGCCGGTGATTTTATTAGTTCAAGGAAAATGATTTTTTTAAAATAA
- the serA gene encoding phosphoglycerate dehydrogenase, producing MPNTKQTLSLSKNKIKILLLEGLHKNALQLFNDNQYETVEYQKSSLETKELIEKIKDVHLLGIRSKTHITNDILKHAKKLIAIGCYSIGTNQVDLLSAKLQGIPVFNAPFSNTRSVAELVIAECIFLIRGIPEKNFAAHNGGWLKDASNSYEVRGKNLGIVGYGHIGSQVSILAESLGMNVYYYDIENKLNLGNAKSCSSLQELLSISDIVTLHIPETDLTKNMIGKKELDLMKKGSYLINASRGSVVVIKDLANHLEEKHLAGAAIDVFPEEPSSNKDSFKSVLQKFPNVILTPHIGGSTSEAQANIALEVSEKLVKYCDVGTTIGATNFVEVALTPNLNRQRYLHIHKNQPGVLNKITKVFTSRKLNIASQYLQTDAHIGYVIIDIDQKNNSAEIMKELKAIPETIKTRMLL from the coding sequence ATGCCAAATACTAAACAAACTCTTTCGCTTTCAAAGAATAAAATAAAAATTCTTTTGCTTGAAGGATTACACAAAAACGCTTTACAACTTTTTAATGATAATCAGTACGAAACGGTTGAATACCAAAAGAGTTCACTTGAAACAAAAGAGTTAATTGAAAAAATTAAAGATGTTCATCTACTCGGAATAAGATCTAAAACACACATCACGAATGATATTCTTAAACATGCTAAGAAACTGATTGCAATCGGGTGTTACAGCATCGGCACTAACCAGGTTGATTTACTATCAGCTAAGCTGCAAGGTATTCCTGTTTTTAATGCGCCTTTTTCAAATACTCGCTCGGTTGCAGAGCTTGTAATTGCGGAATGTATTTTTCTTATCCGCGGAATTCCTGAAAAAAACTTTGCCGCACACAACGGTGGTTGGCTTAAGGATGCTTCTAATTCTTACGAAGTGCGAGGAAAGAATTTAGGAATTGTTGGTTACGGACACATTGGCTCACAAGTTTCTATTCTGGCCGAATCATTGGGAATGAATGTTTACTATTATGATATTGAAAATAAATTAAATCTCGGTAACGCAAAATCTTGTTCAAGTTTACAGGAACTTCTTTCTATTTCGGATATCGTAACGCTTCACATACCTGAAACCGATCTTACTAAAAATATGATTGGCAAAAAAGAATTGGACTTAATGAAAAAGGGTTCCTATCTGATTAATGCTTCGAGAGGTTCTGTGGTTGTTATTAAAGATCTTGCAAACCACTTAGAAGAAAAACATTTGGCAGGTGCGGCAATAGATGTTTTTCCCGAAGAACCAAGTTCAAATAAAGATTCTTTTAAAAGTGTTTTACAAAAATTCCCGAATGTAATTTTAACTCCTCATATTGGCGGCAGCACATCAGAGGCACAGGCAAACATTGCGCTTGAAGTTTCAGAAAAGCTTGTTAAATATTGTGATGTTGGAACAACTATCGGTGCAACAAATTTTGTGGAGGTTGCGCTTACACCAAATTTAAATAGGCAAAGATATCTTCACATCCATAAAAATCAGCCGGGAGTATTAAATAAAATCACAAAAGTATTCACTTCAAGAAAACTTAACATTGCATCTCAATACTTACAAACAGATGCACATATTGGTTATGTAATAATTGATATCGATCAAAAAAATAATTCTGCTGAGATAATGAAAGAATTAAAAGCAATTCCGGAAACTATTAAAACAAGAATGCTTCTATAA